One segment of Parvularcula sp. IMCC14364 DNA contains the following:
- the obgE gene encoding GTPase ObgE — translation MKFLDRARIFIRSGNGGAGCVSFRREKFVEFGGPDGGDGGRGGHVFAEAVENLNTLIDYRYQQHFKSQTGVHGMGRNRTGADGGDVIIKVPVGTEIYEEDEETLIADLTEPGQQALLAKGGNGGFGNARFKSSTSQAPRHANPGQTGEERTIWLRLKLIADIGIVGLPNAGKSTFLSAVSAAKPKIADYPFTTLHPNLGVVRLGPGQSFVMADIPGLIEGAHEGHGIGDRFLGHVERCAALLHVVDGTQDDVAGAYQIIRRELEAYSQLLAAKDELVILNKADSIPPDQLETQCQKLTDISGQRVHVVSGVTQAGVRDVLGLLMQQVTMARRGGKTLDEDISDWQP, via the coding sequence ATGAAATTTCTCGACCGTGCCAGAATATTTATCCGCAGTGGTAACGGGGGCGCGGGATGCGTATCCTTCCGCCGTGAAAAATTTGTTGAGTTCGGCGGGCCTGATGGGGGAGATGGTGGCCGCGGTGGGCACGTGTTTGCCGAGGCTGTTGAGAATCTCAACACACTGATTGACTATCGCTATCAGCAGCATTTCAAGTCCCAAACTGGCGTGCATGGCATGGGGCGCAACCGTACGGGTGCTGATGGCGGGGATGTCATCATCAAGGTGCCTGTTGGTACCGAGATCTATGAGGAAGATGAAGAAACACTGATTGCTGACTTGACGGAACCGGGTCAACAGGCCTTGCTGGCCAAGGGCGGTAACGGCGGTTTTGGGAATGCTCGCTTCAAATCCTCCACATCACAGGCGCCGCGCCATGCAAATCCCGGCCAGACTGGTGAGGAGCGAACGATATGGTTGCGGCTGAAGTTGATTGCGGATATTGGTATTGTCGGCCTGCCCAATGCAGGCAAATCCACTTTCCTTTCTGCTGTTTCTGCTGCAAAGCCCAAAATTGCTGATTATCCGTTTACGACCCTTCATCCCAATCTTGGCGTCGTGCGCCTGGGTCCGGGGCAAAGTTTCGTCATGGCGGATATTCCAGGCCTGATAGAGGGGGCGCATGAGGGGCATGGAATCGGAGACCGTTTTTTGGGCCATGTAGAACGCTGTGCAGCCCTCCTTCACGTGGTTGATGGCACTCAGGATGATGTTGCTGGGGCGTATCAGATTATCCGCCGGGAACTGGAGGCGTATAGCCAGCTTCTGGCTGCCAAGGATGAATTGGTCATCCTGAACAAGGCTGACTCAATTCCACCGGACCAGCTGGAGACGCAGTGCCAGAAACTGACCGATATATCAGGTCAGAGAGTGCATGTGGTCTCCGGCGTGACACAGGCCGGTGTGCGCGATGTGCTCGGATTACTGATGCAACAGGTCACCATGGCACGGCGCGGCGGCAAGACGCTGGATGAGGACATATCTGACTGGCAACCATGA